A single region of the Enterobacter cloacae complex sp. R_G8 genome encodes:
- the lysM gene encoding peptidoglycan-binding protein LysM, whose product MGLFNFVKEAGEKLWDNLTDHKGQSDKITEHLKKLNLPGADKVQVNVTDGKASVTGDGLTQEQKEKIQVAVGNIAGVSEVENNITATDAKDEATYYTVKSGDTLSAISKTVYGDANQYNKIFEANRPMLSSPDKIYPGQTLRIPKA is encoded by the coding sequence ATGGGTCTTTTTAACTTCGTAAAAGAAGCAGGCGAAAAGCTGTGGGATAACCTGACCGATCATAAAGGTCAAAGCGACAAAATCACCGAGCACCTCAAGAAACTCAACCTTCCCGGCGCGGATAAAGTTCAGGTTAACGTCACCGATGGCAAAGCCAGCGTCACGGGTGACGGACTGACGCAGGAGCAGAAAGAAAAAATTCAGGTCGCCGTCGGCAATATTGCTGGCGTCAGCGAGGTGGAAAACAATATCACCGCCACCGATGCCAAAGATGAAGCCACCTACTACACGGTCAAATCAGGCGATACCCTGAGCGCCATCTCAAAAACCGTGTACGGTGATGCCAACCAGTACAACAAGATTTTTGAGGCGAACCGCCCAATGCTCTCCAGCCCGGACAAAATTTATCCCGGCCAGACGCTGCGTATTCCTAAGGCGTAA
- a CDS encoding putative quinol monooxygenase — MLTVIAEIRTRPGQHHRQAVLDQFAKIIPTVLKEEGCHGYAPMVDAATSASFQATAPDSIIMVEQWETVAHLEAHLQTAHMKAWSDAVKGDVLETHIRILEQGV; from the coding sequence ATGCTTACCGTTATTGCTGAAATCCGTACGCGTCCTGGCCAACATCACCGCCAGGCGGTGCTGGATCAGTTCGCGAAAATTATCCCAACCGTACTGAAAGAAGAAGGCTGCCACGGCTATGCGCCGATGGTTGACGCCGCTACCAGCGCCAGCTTCCAGGCCACCGCCCCGGACTCGATCATCATGGTTGAGCAGTGGGAAACCGTGGCGCATCTTGAAGCCCACCTGCAGACCGCACATATGAAAGCGTGGAGCGACGCGGTGAAAGGTGACGTGCTGGAGACCCACATCCGTATTCTGGAGCAAGGGGTTTAA
- a CDS encoding NAD(P)H-dependent oxidoreductase, whose translation MSNILIINGAKEFAHSKGQLNDTLTEVADGFLRDAGHDVKVVRADSHYDVKAEVQNFLWADVVIWQMPGWWMGAPWTVKKYMDDVFTEGHGSLYASDGRTRSDASKKYGSGGLIQGKKYMLSLTWNAPLEAFTEKDQFFEGVGVDGAYLPFHKANQFLGMDPLPTFIVNDVIKMPDVPRYIAEYRKHLAEIFA comes from the coding sequence ATGAGCAACATTCTGATTATCAACGGCGCGAAAGAATTCGCCCACTCTAAAGGCCAGTTGAATGACACCCTGACCGAGGTCGCGGACGGCTTCCTGCGCGACGCCGGGCATGATGTTAAGGTTGTGCGCGCAGACAGCCATTACGACGTAAAAGCGGAAGTACAGAACTTCCTGTGGGCTGACGTGGTTATCTGGCAGATGCCTGGCTGGTGGATGGGCGCACCGTGGACCGTGAAAAAATACATGGACGACGTGTTCACTGAGGGCCACGGTTCACTGTATGCCAGCGACGGCCGTACCCGTTCAGACGCGTCTAAAAAATATGGCTCAGGCGGCCTGATTCAGGGTAAGAAATATATGCTCTCCCTGACCTGGAACGCCCCTCTGGAAGCATTCACCGAAAAAGATCAGTTCTTTGAAGGCGTGGGTGTCGACGGCGCGTACCTGCCTTTCCACAAGGCTAATCAGTTCCTGGGCATGGACCCGCTACCGACCTTCATCGTCAACGACGTGATTAAAATGCCGGACGTCCCGCGCTATATCGCAGAATATCGCAAGCATCTGGCTGAAATTTTTGCTTAA
- the qseC gene encoding quorum sensing histidine kinase QseC has product MKLSLKLRLTLLFLLLSLTAWFAASLVAWQQTTHTLDKLFDTQQMLFAKRLLTMDLDEIRAPERMREMPKKVKHGRLDDDALAFAIYATDGTMILNDGENGRDIPYHYRRDGFDDGRLKDDNDEWRFVWLTSPDGKYRVVVGQEWEYRQEMALDVVSSQLTPWLVALPVMLLLLMVLLSRELKPLKKLAQTLRLRSPDATDTLPTQGVPSEVRPLLDSLNHLFTRTQEMMTRERRFTSDAAHELRSPLAALKVQTDVAQLSLDDPQAQEKALSQLHAGIDRASRLVDQLLTLSRLDSLENLDDVEPIMMADLLQSAVLDIWHPAQQAGIDVRLNINAPQAERTGQPLLLSLLVRNLLDNAVRYSPHGSVVDVTLEARGFTVRDNGPGLAPEALARIGERFYRPPGQDATGSGLGLSIVKRIAALHGMRVSLDNAAEGGVDVKVCW; this is encoded by the coding sequence ATGAAACTGAGTCTGAAACTCCGTCTGACGCTTCTTTTCCTGCTGCTGTCGCTGACGGCCTGGTTTGCCGCAAGCCTTGTCGCCTGGCAGCAGACGACCCACACGCTCGATAAGCTGTTTGATACCCAGCAGATGCTGTTTGCCAAACGGCTGCTGACGATGGATCTGGATGAGATCCGCGCTCCGGAGCGGATGCGCGAGATGCCAAAAAAAGTGAAGCATGGTCGCCTGGATGACGATGCCCTGGCCTTCGCCATTTACGCCACCGACGGCACGATGATCCTCAATGACGGGGAAAACGGGCGCGACATCCCGTATCACTATCGCCGCGACGGGTTTGATGACGGCAGGCTCAAAGACGACAACGATGAATGGCGTTTCGTCTGGCTGACCTCGCCAGACGGGAAGTACCGCGTGGTGGTTGGTCAGGAGTGGGAATACCGCCAGGAGATGGCGCTGGACGTGGTCAGCTCGCAGCTGACGCCGTGGCTGGTGGCGCTGCCGGTGATGCTGCTGTTGCTTATGGTCCTGCTGAGCCGGGAGCTTAAGCCATTGAAAAAACTGGCGCAGACGTTGCGCCTGCGCTCACCGGATGCCACCGACACCCTGCCGACGCAGGGCGTGCCATCAGAAGTGCGTCCCCTGCTTGACTCACTGAACCATCTCTTTACCCGAACTCAGGAGATGATGACCCGCGAGCGCCGCTTTACCTCTGATGCCGCCCATGAGTTGCGCAGCCCGCTGGCGGCACTGAAGGTACAAACCGACGTGGCGCAACTCTCTCTGGACGATCCGCAGGCGCAGGAAAAAGCGCTCTCGCAACTCCACGCGGGGATCGACCGGGCATCACGGCTGGTGGATCAGCTCCTCACGCTCTCACGTCTGGATTCTCTGGAAAACCTCGACGATGTCGAACCAATAATGATGGCCGATTTACTGCAGTCGGCGGTTCTGGATATCTGGCATCCGGCGCAGCAGGCGGGTATCGACGTTCGCCTGAACATCAACGCCCCGCAGGCTGAACGCACGGGTCAGCCGCTGCTGTTGAGCCTGCTGGTGCGTAACCTGCTGGATAACGCCGTGCGTTACAGCCCACACGGCAGTGTGGTAGACGTCACGCTGGAGGCCCGCGGCTTCACCGTACGCGACAACGGGCCGGGGCTCGCCCCCGAGGCGCTGGCCCGGATCGGCGAGCGTTTTTATCGCCCACCCGGTCAGGATGCCACGGGCAGCGGGCTGGGGTTATCGATTGTGAAACGCATTGCTGCGCTGCACGGTATGCGCGTTTCACTGGACAATGCCGCTGAAGGTGGCGTTGACGTGAAGGTGTGCTGGTAA